The proteins below come from a single Seriola aureovittata isolate HTS-2021-v1 ecotype China chromosome 23, ASM2101889v1, whole genome shotgun sequence genomic window:
- the LOC130164691 gene encoding tetratricopeptide repeat protein 31-like: MEIFNDETELTDIHMFQRFVGMFEGRPRLERIVRIGLLGMEYDDDDTGEDDYESQNWPHGYNNLHRYPRFSDISSDRGFRGNHTRSSSSNYQPPLHYYTSADDPRPPSVKVQAKESDTERRARLLQETKKGKEKAEKKRLKKQKQKEKRREKMEKEEQTPLKNEEGTKEAEQSKAEESKPVNDKSKDDTNSSVKQLASAKDTDSSDDESSDEDSETKNDSCDSEELDMTSTFVTKAALIAKRKLEQKPRPERKDKKIPVKEHKKTVSDKPNEDPESEKKDSATPTIPSIEDNIKISTELAVIGNRFAGSGDFNMAVKYFTDAIKYNPKEFKLFGNRSFCFEKMQEYEKALTDAELCLNMCPGWVKGLFRKGRALAGLKRYEEASHAFRDVLKLDGSYAEAAQELMRVQITHLMECGFTRDQSSNALIIHGTVEKALEVLSKLNHRPGAALPPAQVVNVTGVSPVLSANTNCAPAHPPQSQDASKISLKNNPLGQVQNMSNVQSQPKPVPNQAVKSSNEKSQKPLELFPVWVGNLIYPVTESVITNLFNKAGVVYSVKVLVTKRCAFVNFTKPEYCDEAIRRFHGFELNGMKIAVRYPDRIPHGMGISKSALKAAR; the protein is encoded by the exons ATGGAGATATTTAATGACGAGACGG AGTTGACGGATATCCATATGTTC CAAAGGTTTGTGGGTATGTTTGAGGGACGTCCTCGTCTTGAAAGGATAGTAAGAATTGGCCTTCTTG GTATGGAATACGACGACGATGATACTGGTGAGGATGATTATGAAAGTCAGAATTGGCCCCATGGTTACAACAATTTACACAGATACCCAAGGTTCTCTGACATAAGTAGTGATAGAGGATTTAGAGGGAACCATACGAGGTCATCCAGCTCCAATTATCAGCCTCCACTGCACTACTATACTTCAGCTGACGATCCTCGCCCACCCTCTGTAAAAGTTCAGGCAAAGGAGAGT GATACTGAAAGAAGGGCAAGATTATTACAAGAAActaaaaaaggcaaagaaaaggcTGAGAAGAAGCGGCTTAAGAAACAG AAGCAGAAGGAAAAACGGCGCGAGAAGATGGAGAAGGAAGAACAGACCCCCTTAAAAAATGAAGAG ggGACAAAGGAGGCAGAGCAATCTAAAGCAGAGGAGAGTAAACCAGTTAATGACAAATCCAAAGATGATACAAACTCCAGTGTTAAACAGTTGGCTTCAGCTAAAGATACAgacagcagtgatgatgaatCCAGTGATGAAGATAGTGAAACCAAGAACGACTCCTGTGACTCTGAG gAACTGGATATGACAAGTACTTTTGTGACTAAAGCTGCTCTCATAGCCAAGCGTAAATTGGAGCAGAAGCCCAGACCTGAGAGGAAGGATAAAAAGATCCCGGTTAAGGAGCATAAAAAAACAGTCTCTGACAAACCTAATGAAGACCCAGAGAGTGAAAAGAAG GATTCTGCTACCCCTACCATCCCCTCTATTGaagataatataaaaataagtaCTGAGCTTGCAG TTATTGGAAATAGGTTTGCAGGTTCTGGAGACTTTAATATGGCCGTGAAATACTTCACGGATGCAATTAAATACAACCCTAAAGAGTTTAA GTTGTTTGGCAATCGTTCCTTCTGTTTTGAAAAGATGCAAGAATATGAGAAGGCACTGACTGATGCTGAGTTGTGTCTCAATATGTGTCCAGGCTGGGTCAAAGGCCTGTTCAGGAAAGGCAGAGCTCTGGCTGGTCTAAAG AGGTATGAGGAGGCTTCCCATGCCTTCAGGGATGTTCTCAAACTGGATGGTTCATATGCAGAAGCTGCCCAGGAACTAATGCGGGTGCAGATAACACATCTAATG gaGTGTGGTTTCACTCGCGATCAGAGCTCAAATGCTTTAATTATTCACGGGACAGTTGAAAAAGCGCTAGAGGTGTTGTCCAAATTAAACCATCGACCAG GAGCCGCTCTCCCACCAGCTCAAGTAGTGAATGTCACCGGAGTTTCTCCAGTCCTTTCAGCCAACACAAACTGTGCACCTGCTCATCCTCCTCAGTCCCAGGATGCATCAAAAATATCACTTAAGAACAACCCATTAGGCCAAGTTCAGAATATGTCAAATGTCCAGAGTCAACCAAAGCCTGTTCCTAATCAGGCAGTGAAGAGCAGcaatgaaaaaagtcaaaaaccaCT GGAGCTGTTTCCAGTTTGGGTGGGAAACCTGATTTACCCAGTAACTGAGTCTGTGATAACCAACCTGTTTAACAA GGCTGGGGTTGTCTATAGTGTGAAGGTTCTGGTTACCAAACGATGTGCCTTCGTAAACTTTACTAAACCAGAGTATTGTGATGAAGCAATCCGGCGCTTTCAT GGCTTTGAGCTGAATGGCATGAAGATTGCTGTGAGATATCCAGACAGGATTCCTCATGGCATGGGAATTTCAAAATCTGCCCTCAAAGCTGCAAGATGA